In one Anaerohalosphaeraceae bacterium genomic region, the following are encoded:
- a CDS encoding glycosyltransferase — protein sequence MLNDSKRIFLIADFKNDSPKSIRLERRRWLKGLIRLGHDVQPFSFWDIAEQKCKWPIPILKHRWEKARTFEVMLEQIRRYHPDILILCVLKYFNPEMIQEIRKTAPYALLVGRDADSYPPNYAPRWFEILKMLDLAIVTNAGVWMQKFKEEGVPRCAFFPCPCDPDIQRPYPNIEGKWKSDILFTGSEHHSRFPAEMEEERRFLLERLKERKGVRLYGCFGFPTLDGIEVFWAISGAKIALSINIVNNIRMYHSDRLVNCIACGTFTLAKRVPDSDLLFEDGKHLRYFDTAEEFFELAEWYLAHEEERERIARAGMEHAHREFNCTKMARHLMDLIRTGDYNAPWKVIL from the coding sequence ATGTTGAATGACAGCAAGCGGATATTCTTAATCGCTGATTTTAAAAATGATTCTCCTAAGTCCATCCGGCTTGAACGTCGCCGATGGCTTAAGGGACTGATTCGTCTGGGTCATGATGTCCAGCCGTTCAGTTTTTGGGATATTGCAGAACAAAAGTGTAAATGGCCGATTCCCATTCTGAAACATCGATGGGAAAAGGCAAGAACCTTTGAGGTTATGCTGGAGCAGATTCGCCGATATCATCCGGATATCCTGATCCTGTGTGTCCTGAAATATTTTAATCCAGAGATGATTCAGGAGATTCGGAAAACAGCTCCTTATGCTTTGTTGGTTGGACGGGATGCGGACTCTTATCCTCCGAATTATGCTCCGAGATGGTTTGAAATTCTGAAAATGCTGGACTTGGCAATTGTAACCAATGCCGGTGTATGGATGCAGAAATTTAAAGAAGAAGGTGTTCCTCGATGTGCTTTTTTTCCGTGTCCCTGTGATCCGGATATTCAAAGACCTTATCCGAATATAGAGGGAAAGTGGAAGTCTGATATTCTTTTCACAGGGTCTGAGCACCATTCCCGTTTTCCCGCTGAGATGGAAGAGGAAAGGCGTTTTTTGCTGGAACGACTGAAAGAGCGAAAAGGAGTTCGATTATACGGCTGTTTTGGTTTTCCTACTCTGGATGGAATCGAGGTCTTTTGGGCGATCAGCGGTGCTAAAATAGCCTTGAGTATTAATATTGTCAACAATATCCGGATGTATCACTCCGACAGATTGGTGAATTGTATTGCCTGCGGAACGTTCACACTGGCCAAACGAGTGCCGGATTCCGACCTTCTTTTTGAGGATGGAAAACATCTTCGATATTTTGATACGGCGGAGGAGTTTTTTGAACTGGCGGAGTGGTATTTGGCACACGAGGAGGAGCGGGAACGGATTGCCCGTGCCGGAATGGAACATGCCCATCGGGAATTCAACTGTACTAAGATGGCCCGGCATTTGATGGACTTGATCAGGACGGGCGATTACAATGCTCCATGGAAAGTCATTCTTTAG
- a CDS encoding glycosyltransferase has translation MAWAKRILIIGDFKLHLPESLRIERRHWIKGFVRSGCDVQTFSYRNIVHHFTPFHKRKYALLFGRRKTEESLIQIAESYRPEMVLISNMRDISLECLDVLRDALKHAVFLGRDTDWNPAQNQERMQIARKMDIVLATNAGSWLQDYKKAGVPVCAFMPCPCEPDIQHPYESDPHWQSDILFIGRSEHPMHATDPDRIAILKRLSRMPSARMYGGLGYERIERLDAFRAVSNTKIALSINADNRQRLCHSDRFINCLSCGAFTLAKWVPDSNLLFEDGREVKYFHNAQEFFDLTHWYLQHEEERRSIAQAGMEKAHSQMNCTLMAQRVLDLVETGGYSAPWKYVF, from the coding sequence ATGGCTTGGGCCAAACGGATTCTGATTATCGGTGATTTTAAGCTGCATTTGCCCGAATCCCTTCGGATAGAAAGGAGACATTGGATTAAGGGGTTTGTGCGGAGCGGCTGTGATGTTCAGACCTTCAGTTACCGAAATATTGTTCATCATTTTACTCCGTTTCATAAAAGAAAGTATGCTCTTCTTTTTGGGAGAAGAAAAACAGAGGAATCTCTGATTCAGATTGCCGAATCCTATCGGCCCGAGATGGTGTTGATTTCCAATATGAGGGATATCAGTCTGGAGTGTCTGGATGTTTTGAGAGATGCGCTGAAACATGCGGTCTTTCTCGGGCGAGATACCGATTGGAATCCGGCACAAAATCAGGAACGAATGCAGATTGCTCGTAAAATGGATATTGTCCTTGCGACGAATGCGGGCTCGTGGCTTCAGGACTATAAGAAGGCCGGTGTGCCTGTGTGTGCTTTTATGCCGTGTCCCTGTGAGCCCGATATTCAGCATCCTTATGAATCCGACCCGCATTGGCAGTCCGATATTCTTTTCATCGGCCGTTCGGAACACCCGATGCATGCTACGGATCCTGACCGAATTGCCATTTTGAAACGGCTGTCCCGGATGCCCTCTGCACGGATGTACGGCGGCCTGGGATATGAACGCATAGAACGGCTTGATGCATTTCGGGCTGTTTCGAACACGAAAATTGCTTTAAGCATTAATGCCGATAACAGGCAGCGGCTTTGTCATTCCGATCGTTTTATTAACTGTCTTTCCTGCGGGGCCTTTACGCTGGCCAAGTGGGTTCCTGATTCGAATCTGCTTTTTGAGGACGGGCGGGAAGTAAAGTATTTTCACAATGCACAAGAGTTTTTTGATTTGACGCATTGGTATCTTCAGCATGAAGAAGAACGACGTTCTATCGCGCAGGCAGGCATGGAGAAGGCCCATAGTCAGATGAATTGTACTTTGATGGCCCAGCGGGTGCTCGATTTGGTTGAGACAGGCGGCTACTCCGCTCCCTGGAAATATGTTTTTTAG
- a CDS encoding FkbM family methyltransferase has product MKHPLFSLKKKWRRWRGKRHSYPVGSFQGLVGKIRFEFRDTPRYRKFFEGTYEFAIQESIRKFLPKNGIFIDVGANLGYIAAIAADRVGPEGAVHCFEPAPEYFSHLERLRELNPSYRFFLNNVALGESSGEMKRLYLHRTNPGGSSLLKGFISSGEIQSEIEVQSERLDSYLHQKQIHPSMIKIDTEGYEWAVLRGCSEYFKQNKHSLPPVLVEVSRNGMAHFGITPADFEGFMASFGYKPYCVFGIHRLNLAEISSMEDILFLA; this is encoded by the coding sequence ATGAAACACCCTCTTTTTTCTCTGAAAAAGAAGTGGAGAAGATGGAGGGGAAAGCGGCATTCCTATCCCGTCGGCAGTTTTCAGGGGCTTGTAGGGAAGATTCGTTTTGAATTTCGTGATACACCGAGGTATCGAAAGTTTTTTGAAGGCACCTACGAATTCGCTATACAGGAATCTATCCGGAAATTTCTGCCCAAGAACGGCATTTTTATCGATGTAGGGGCCAATTTAGGGTATATTGCTGCGATAGCCGCCGACCGTGTTGGCCCCGAAGGTGCCGTCCATTGTTTCGAACCAGCTCCTGAATACTTTTCCCATTTGGAGAGACTGAGGGAATTAAATCCATCCTATCGGTTTTTTTTGAATAATGTAGCCCTGGGAGAATCGTCAGGGGAAATGAAACGGTTGTATCTTCATCGTACAAATCCCGGAGGGTCTTCTTTATTGAAGGGATTTATCAGCTCCGGAGAAATTCAGTCCGAAATAGAAGTACAGAGTGAGCGTCTAGATAGTTATCTTCACCAAAAACAGATTCATCCGTCAATGATTAAGATTGACACGGAAGGATATGAATGGGCCGTTTTAAGAGGGTGTTCGGAATATTTCAAGCAGAACAAGCACTCCCTGCCTCCGGTTCTGGTAGAGGTGTCGAGAAATGGAATGGCCCATTTTGGAATTACGCCGGCTGACTTTGAGGGTTTTATGGCATCGTTCGGCTATAAGCCCTACTGTGTCTTTGGAATTCATCGTTTGAATCTGGCCGAAATTTCTTCAATGGAAGATATCTTGTTTCTTGCGTAG
- a CDS encoding glycosyltransferase, which produces MSRTNGIATICVVNYKTLDLTRLCLRSIRKYTRGPYEVVVVDNNSQDESLEYLKSLKWIRLMERKDPTNDSSGGYAHAAALDWALQECRTEFLVSLHSDTVVHREGWLELLLGPFLDEPKMACVGGGKAELEEAWRVWLKKATDYKTFFRKLFRVPDPLGRYRYYNRTVCCAYRTEILKRENLSFLMDRDKGLTVGQKLYFELEDRGYRTVRIPDRVLKEYIFHLAHATQVVNAPQYRLRRRTIQKTRRRIQEIMNSERIASILSDASLDL; this is translated from the coding sequence ATGAGCCGGACGAACGGAATCGCGACAATTTGTGTGGTCAATTACAAGACGCTCGATTTGACGCGTCTGTGTCTGCGGAGCATTCGCAAATATACCCGCGGTCCGTATGAGGTGGTAGTGGTGGATAACAATTCGCAGGATGAGTCGCTGGAGTATTTAAAGTCGCTCAAATGGATTCGGCTGATGGAGCGAAAGGACCCGACCAATGATTCCAGCGGCGGATATGCCCATGCGGCGGCCCTGGATTGGGCCCTGCAGGAGTGCCGGACTGAGTTTCTTGTGTCGCTGCATTCGGATACGGTGGTGCATCGGGAGGGGTGGCTGGAGCTGCTGCTGGGGCCGTTTCTGGATGAGCCGAAGATGGCTTGTGTGGGCGGGGGGAAGGCGGAGCTGGAAGAGGCCTGGCGAGTCTGGCTGAAGAAAGCGACGGATTATAAGACCTTTTTTCGGAAGCTGTTTCGGGTGCCGGACCCGCTGGGGCGGTATCGGTATTACAATCGGACGGTCTGCTGTGCGTATCGGACGGAGATTTTAAAAAGGGAGAACCTGTCGTTTTTGATGGACCGGGACAAGGGGCTGACGGTGGGGCAGAAACTGTATTTTGAGCTGGAGGACCGGGGGTACAGGACGGTTCGCATCCCGGACCGGGTGCTGAAAGAATATATATTTCACCTGGCCCATGCGACGCAGGTTGTGAATGCCCCACAGTATCGTCTTCGCAGACGAACGATACAAAAAACACGGCGCCGAATACAAGAGATTATGAATTCCGAGAGGATTGCATCGATTCTTTCGGATGCCTCGCTGGATTTGTGA